The following coding sequences are from one bacterium window:
- a CDS encoding outer membrane lipoprotein-sorting protein, which yields MHRLIPLVLALVLVVPAAAELTGAEILGNIDEAFSVDAMWSVAQEVITTPEGETRTFTIESYSKNGNELQLMRYLKPASVAGTTYLMLDYGDDIWAYFADTDRTRQIAANARHRSVMGSNMTYEDLAVSANYADSYSASLLRTVTYAGAECRLLELEPLGSSSAYSRLECWVDSGDWLPLRTDYYDSSGELLKRFILSDVRTVDGVATPYRYEMTGLQDGSVTEMTILKVRYDLDIPDSLFSVSSLGK from the coding sequence ATGCACCGGCTCATCCCGCTCGTTCTCGCGCTCGTCCTCGTCGTCCCCGCGGCGGCGGAGCTCACCGGCGCGGAAATCCTGGGCAATATAGACGAGGCGTTCAGCGTGGACGCCATGTGGAGCGTGGCCCAGGAGGTCATCACCACGCCCGAGGGCGAGACGCGCACCTTCACCATCGAGAGTTATTCCAAGAACGGCAACGAGCTGCAGCTCATGCGCTACCTGAAGCCCGCGAGTGTGGCCGGGACGACGTACCTCATGCTGGACTACGGCGACGACATCTGGGCCTACTTCGCCGACACCGACCGGACGCGGCAGATAGCCGCCAACGCCCGCCACCGCAGCGTCATGGGCTCCAACATGACCTACGAGGACCTGGCGGTGAGCGCCAACTATGCCGACAGCTACTCCGCCTCGCTCCTGCGCACCGTGACCTACGCCGGGGCTGAGTGCCGCCTCCTGGAGCTCGAGCCCCTCGGCTCCTCGAGCGCCTACTCCAGGCTGGAGTGCTGGGTGGATTCGGGCGACTGGCTGCCCCTGAGGACGGATTACTACGACTCCTCGGGCGAGCTCTTGAAGCGCTTCATCCTGAGCGACGTCCGCACCGTGGACGGCGTGGCGACCCCCTACCGCTACGAGATGACGGGGCTCCAGGACGGCTCGGTGACGGAGATGACCATCCTCAAGGTGCGCTACGACCTGGACATCCCCG